The Deltaproteobacteria bacterium genome includes the window GGCGTGCGGTCTGTTTGTCGGCAAAGGCCGGCCCTATCTCCACCGCAAGGAGATGCGCCGGAGTGCGCGGCAGCTTCACGATGCATTCAAAGCGGCCAACGGCGCCACCTGCTGCCGGGTGCTTTCCCGCAGTGTCAGGCACGATGAAAAGGCGCATTTCCAGCAGTGCGCCCGGTTGACGGAAGCCGCGGCCACCATTGCGGCACGGCTGATTCTGTACCGGCGGCCCGATCTGATGGAAGCGACAGACAACGCATTTCTCCACAGGCGAGACCACTGGATCAATGTCTTGACAATACGACTTCGACATTGGTTTTCCATTAAAAAGTAGAGGGCATCTTGAACATATCCTCTCAATGAAGCGCCGACGCTCTACGAGAGAAAGATGGCGTGCACAACCAGGAGGTAAGCATGGTAAAAGAGATCGATGCGCGCGGACTGTCCTGCCCGGCGCCCGTTTTGCAGACCAGGGCTGCCCTGCAGGATGATCCTGCCAGCAGCGTTACGGTAGTCGTCGACAATGCCGCTTCTCAGGAGAACGTCCGGCGGTTCCTGGAGTCACAGGGATTTGAAACCATGCTCGAACAAAAGGGCGATGATTACCTGGTGGTCGGTAAAAGCGCGGCAAGAGCGGCGGAACCGTCCGACACGGCGCGTCAGCCGGAAACGGAAACGCAAAAGATTATGGTCATGTGTGCCACCGACCGCATGGGATACGGTGACGATGCGCTCGGGATCAAGCTGATGGTCAACTATCTGAAAACCCTTTCCGAGATGGGACCGGAGCTGTGGCGCCTGGTATTCGTGAACAACGGTGTCAAGCTGACAATAGACGGTTCCGAGGTTCTCCCCGATCTGCAAAACTACGAGAAGAACGGCCTCAAGATCATGGTGTGCGGCACCTGCCTGGATCATTTCAATCTGCTGGAAAAGAAAAAGGTCGGCGAGACGACCAACATGCTGGACATCGTTACGGCCATGCAGCTGGCCGACAAGGTCATCAACATTTAAGATGGCATGTTGAGAAAGCCTGCCGTTTTTCAATCCCGCCTGACAGGGTCGAACGGGTTGAGTACGGATGGTTGCCGATCGATCGTTGACAAATGCCGGTGGTCGGACTACTATATGGTCAACGGTATCTGAAGATACGGGTTGCCCTAAAAGGGTGTCGATCTAAAAAAAGCGCTAAATTTGAGAAAAAGCCACGAAGGCTGTGGGCTCTTTGGAAACGAGCCCTGGGCTTCGTGGTTTTTTTATGGCGGAGGGAAACATGCAGAAACGGTTTGGGGCCGTGATGTCGGCCTTTTTTTTACTGGTGATTGGCACCGGCGGATTTGCCGCCGAAGCGGAGCGCACGGTCGTGGATGCCGCCGGCCGGACGGTAACGGTACCGAATCCGGTGAAACGGGTCATTTGTTCCGGCCCCGGGGCGCTGCGGCTTTTGACCTATCTCGCGGGACAAGACCTGGTGGTCGCGGTGGACGACATCGAAACCGGCCGCCGTCGTTTTGACGCCAGGCCCTATGCCCTGGCAACCCCTGCCTATAAAGAGCTACCCGTTTTCGGCGAGTTTCGCGGTTTTGACAACCCGGAGCGGATTCTTTCGCTGGCAAAACCGCCGCAGGTCATCTTCAAAACCTATCCAGGCATGGGCCACGATCCCGTGGAACTTCAGGAGAAGACCGGCATCCCCACGGTGATCCTCGAGTACGGCAACCTCAGCACGCATCGGGTGCGGCTGTTTGAGAGCCTGCGCTCGATAGGCGCCGTCATCGATAGCCGTATCAGAGCCGAAGCGGTTATCGATTTTTTCGATGCCGCCATCGAAGATCTCAAGCGGCGTACGGAAAAGATTCCCCCATCCGAAAAAATGACCTGCTATGTGGGAGGGATCGCGTTCAAGGGCCCCCACGGATTCAGGTCCACCGAACCCGGTTACCCGCCGTTTATGTTCGTGAATGCGGCCAACGTGGCGTCCGGTCCTTCCCGGCCGAAAAAGGCCTCGCAACAGGTCACCATCGCCAAGGAACAGTTGCTGACCTGGGACCCGGACGTGCTGTTTCTGGACCTTGCGACCCTGCAGCTGGAAGGCGAGGCTTCCGGCTACTGGGAGATTCGCAACGATCAGGCCTTCAAATCTCTTACGGCGGTTCGGGAAGGCAGGGTTTACGGCGTGTTGCCCTACAACTGGTACACTAAAAATTTCGGCTCTATTCTGGCAAATGCCTATTTTATCGGCAAGGTTCTCTATCCCGAGCAATTCGAGGATGTGGACCCTGCTGCCAAGGCAGACGACATTTATACCTTTCTGGTCGGTGCACCTGTTTTCAGAGAGATGAGCGCGTTATTCGGGAACATGGCGTTCAAAGCGATCGGGGAGTAGGGCATGCATCTGGCAAACGGACGGGTTTCGCGGAACTACAAGCGTTATATTCACTTCAAGCTGGGCTTTATGGGCGCCGCCCTGCTGCTGCTTTGTCTGGGAATCACGATATCCATTTTTCTGGGGGCGGCGGGCATCCCATTTCCCACAGTCGCTAAGACACTTTTGGGTATCAGCGTATCCAAGCGGTTTGACATGATTGTCTGGAATATCCGTTTGCCTCAGGCACTGGCGGCGGTTACTGCCGGTGCCGGTCTGGCCGTGGCCGGCGGCGCCATGCAGTCGATTCTTCGCAATCCCTTGGGATCGCCCTTTACCCTGGGAATTTCCCAGGCGGCGGCCTTTGGGGCGGCTTTTGCGGTCATGATGCTGGGGGGCGGGGTGATGCAGAGCACCCAGATCGGATCGGTGACAGTATCCAACCCCTACCTCACAACGCTGACGGCCTATGTTTGCAGCATGCTGGCTGCCGGTGTCATTATTCTGGTTTCGAGATTGCGCGGTGCGACCCCGGAAGTCATGGTCCTCACGGGGGTGGCCCTGGGGACCCTCTTTACGGCCGGTACCATGTTTTTACAGTACTTTGCGGATGACGTCCAGCTGGCCGCCATGATTTTCTGGACATTCGGCGATGTGGCGCGCGCCAGTTGGGCGGAACTGGGGCTGCTGGCTCTGGTTACCGGAATCGGTTCAGTCTACCTGCTCTATCACAGCTGGGATTACAATGCCATCGATGCCGGCGATGAAACTGCCAAGGGTCTCGGTGTTCGTGTAGAACGCGTGCGCATGGTCGGTATGCTGATGGCGTCGCTGATAACGGCGGTTATCGTCTCCTTTCTGGGTATCATCGGGTTCGTGGGGCTCGTGGTTCCGCACATGGTCCGGCGCATTATCGGCGGGGACAACCGCTTTCTCATGCCGGCTACGATTATTTGCGGAGCGCTGATGCTGCTGCTGTCGGACACAGTCGCCCGGTTGATACTGGCGCCGCACGTGCTGCCCGTTTCCGTCCTGACGGCATTTTTAGGGGCACCGGCATTCATCTATCTGATCGTGCGGGGAGGGCGCAGATGATTCTGAAAGTAGCGGATCTCGCGTTTAGCTACAACAGCCACGACGTGCTGAAGGACATCACTTTTCGGCTGGCTCCGGGAGAGCTTCTGGCTGTGTTGGGACCCAACGGTGCCGGCAAGACCACCCTGCTCAAATGCATCAACGCCATCCATCGCCCCAAAAAGGGAACGGTAACCGTAGACGGCAGGGAGGTCGGCAAGCTCTCTCCCCCGGCGATTGCCCGTAAGGTAGGCTACGTGGCCCAGCACAACGAGCCGTCTCGGATGACTGCATTCGACGCCGTCCTCATGGGGCGACGGCCCCACGTGCGCTGGGGGGTTACCCGGCAGGATCTGGAAAAGGTGGATGCCGCCCTTAAACGACTGGGCCTCAAGGCGTTGTCCATGCGCTACATCGATCAGATGAGCGGCGGGGAACTGCAAAAAATCGCCATTGCCCGCGCCCTGGTGCAGGAACCCCGGCTGATGCTTCTGGACGAGCCCACGGCCAGCCTGGACCTCAAGAACCAGGTCGAGATCCTGCGCATGGTCCACCGAGTGGTCAGGGGGCATCATGTGGCGGCGGTGATGACGCTGCACGATTTGAACCTGGCGTTGCGCTGGGCCGACAAATGCATATTTTTAAAAGATGGTCGGATCTTTTATGCCGGTTCGCCGCTGACGGTCGATGCAAAGCTCATCGAAACGGTCTACGGTTTGCCGGTGAATGTTTATCACCAGGGAGGCCGCCTGATGGTGGTCCCCAGAGAAAAAGGATTGGAGCAAGATTGATGAGCAGTCAACTATCCGAGGAAACTCTTGCAGCGGTTATCGATTTTCACGGTCATTCCTGTCCAGGATTGAGTATCGGCATACGGGCATCCGAACTGGCCCGCCGAGAGCTGGGCGATTTGCCGGACATGCGCATGGTGTGTATTACCGAAACGGACATGTGCGGTGTGGACGCCATTCAGTATCTGACGGGCTGCACCTACGGTAAAGGCAACCTGATCCACAGGGACTACGGCAAGATGGCCTTCACCTTTTTCGACCGGGAAAGCGGCCGGGGATTTCGTTTTTTGCTCAAACCCGATGTCCATGGCGAAGCGCGGGAAGAGCTTGCGCAACTGAGTCGCAAGATGGCCGAAAAAACGGCCGATCCGGAAGACGAGGCGCGTTACCAGGAGATCAGACGGGGTATGCAGGACAGGATCATGCATGCCGGTCTGGATGGGTTGTTTGAGATTTCAAATCCCAGGGAAAGGATGCCCCGCGGCCCCCGCGTCCTCGAGAGCCTGACCTGCGAAAGGTGCGGCGAGGCAACCATGGAGTCGCGCACACGACGATTTGGGGGCCAGGTCCTCTGCCAACCGTGCTTCGACCAGGTGGAACAGAAGGTTTGAGCCAATAGAAGCTATCTGAGCCGTCGGGGTGTTTTTTCCGTCACCCCCGAACAGAGTCTGCCCCGGTATGGTGTAAGGCCGGGGCGGAAACCCAGGAAATATAGCTAATGGCTTTCTGGATCCCTGCCTGCGCAGGGAGGACGAGGGTTATAGGCTAAAACTCTCCGAGCCCTCAGCTATCTAAATCAGCGGCGAAGCCGCGTTTCATAAAATTGTGGAACAAAATGTTATTTGTAGTTCTTGCGCTGGCGGTCCAAATCGCGCTTTTCCTCACGGCGGCGGATGGATTCCCTTTTGTCGTATTTGCGTTTGCCTCTGGCCAGGGCGAGGGTCAATTTGGCCTTGCCGTTGACGAAGTAGAGGTTGAGGGGGATCAGGGAGTAGCCCTTTTCGTTCACTTTGCCGTAAAGTTTCTTGATTTCCCGCCTGTTCAAAAGGAGCTTCCGAACCCTCAAGGGGTTGTGGTTGTCGTAGTAGGCAAAGGGATAAACGCTGATGTGCACCTGGTGGACGAACACCTCGCCGTTGGTGATTTTGGCGTAGGCGTCCTTGAGGTTAGCCCTTCCCAGACGCAGGGATTTGACTTCCGTGCCCTTGAGCACCAACCCGGCTTCGTAAGTGTCATCGATGAAGTAGTCGTGCCGCGCTTTTCTGTTTTCGGCGATTATCTTTTTGTGGCCTTGCGTCATTGATCTTCTCACATTTTCAGTTGCGCAGCGAAGCCGCGTCATATAAAAGCGCGGCACGCGCTTTTATCCGGGGTAGATCGTCTCCCCAATAATGTCTCCGTAGTTTTTACGGATCAGGTCGGTAACCGCCTTGGCGGTGGTTTGCTTCAACACCTCCTTGAGGAAGTCCTGCGCTTCCGCGTAGCTGATGGAGCGGATCAGGTTTTTCAAGAGCGGTATGGACTGGGGGTTCATGCTCAGTTCATCGAGTCCGAGACCCAGCAGCACGGGCAGGCTGAAGGGGTCGCCCGCCATCTCGCCACACATGAAGATCTTGATGCCTTCCTGTTTGGCTGCGTCGGAAATGAACTTCAACGTTCTCAAAATAGCCGGGTGCAGCGGGTTGTACAGGTAGGCCACATCCCGGTTTCCCCGGTCGACCGCCAGGGAGTACTGGATCAGGTCGTTGGTGCCAATGCTGAAAAAATCCACCTCCCGGGCGATGACGTCGGCCATCGCGGCGAGGGAGGGCACCTCCATCATCACGCCCAGTTCGATATTGCGGTCGTATTCCTTGTCTTCGTCTTCCAGCGACTGAATGGCGTCCTCGATCATGCGTTTGGCCGTCATCAGTTCGTCGACGGTGGCCAGCATAGGCAGGAGCAGCCGTATTTCGCCATAAACCGCGGCTCTCAGGATGGCCCTCAGCTGGGTTTTGAAGACATCGGGGCGCTTGAGACAATACCTGATGGCCCGCAGCCCGAGAGCGGGATTGGATTCGGCGGCGCCGGCATTGCGGGCCAGGGTCTTGTCGCCGTTGATGTCCAGTGTCCGGATGGT containing:
- a CDS encoding C-GCAxxG-C-C family protein — encoded protein: MMSKWLDENNPRAETLVKAIGRRAGNLYLTRQLLCTEAVLITLNKAFDGGLSESQALTMAAPFSIAMGESGCLCGALSGAVLACGLFVGKGRPYLHRKEMRRSARQLHDAFKAANGATCCRVLSRSVRHDEKAHFQQCARLTEAAATIAARLILYRRPDLMEATDNAFLHRRDHWINVLTIRLRHWFSIKK
- the yedF gene encoding sulfurtransferase-like selenium metabolism protein YedF, giving the protein MVKEIDARGLSCPAPVLQTRAALQDDPASSVTVVVDNAASQENVRRFLESQGFETMLEQKGDDYLVVGKSAARAAEPSDTARQPETETQKIMVMCATDRMGYGDDALGIKLMVNYLKTLSEMGPELWRLVFVNNGVKLTIDGSEVLPDLQNYEKNGLKIMVCGTCLDHFNLLEKKKVGETTNMLDIVTAMQLADKVINI
- a CDS encoding iron ABC transporter substrate-binding protein, translated to MQKRFGAVMSAFFLLVIGTGGFAAEAERTVVDAAGRTVTVPNPVKRVICSGPGALRLLTYLAGQDLVVAVDDIETGRRRFDARPYALATPAYKELPVFGEFRGFDNPERILSLAKPPQVIFKTYPGMGHDPVELQEKTGIPTVILEYGNLSTHRVRLFESLRSIGAVIDSRIRAEAVIDFFDAAIEDLKRRTEKIPPSEKMTCYVGGIAFKGPHGFRSTEPGYPPFMFVNAANVASGPSRPKKASQQVTIAKEQLLTWDPDVLFLDLATLQLEGEASGYWEIRNDQAFKSLTAVREGRVYGVLPYNWYTKNFGSILANAYFIGKVLYPEQFEDVDPAAKADDIYTFLVGAPVFREMSALFGNMAFKAIGE
- a CDS encoding iron ABC transporter permease, whose amino-acid sequence is MHLANGRVSRNYKRYIHFKLGFMGAALLLLCLGITISIFLGAAGIPFPTVAKTLLGISVSKRFDMIVWNIRLPQALAAVTAGAGLAVAGGAMQSILRNPLGSPFTLGISQAAAFGAAFAVMMLGGGVMQSTQIGSVTVSNPYLTTLTAYVCSMLAAGVIILVSRLRGATPEVMVLTGVALGTLFTAGTMFLQYFADDVQLAAMIFWTFGDVARASWAELGLLALVTGIGSVYLLYHSWDYNAIDAGDETAKGLGVRVERVRMVGMLMASLITAVIVSFLGIIGFVGLVVPHMVRRIIGGDNRFLMPATIICGALMLLLSDTVARLILAPHVLPVSVLTAFLGAPAFIYLIVRGGRR
- a CDS encoding ABC transporter ATP-binding protein; translation: MILKVADLAFSYNSHDVLKDITFRLAPGELLAVLGPNGAGKTTLLKCINAIHRPKKGTVTVDGREVGKLSPPAIARKVGYVAQHNEPSRMTAFDAVLMGRRPHVRWGVTRQDLEKVDAALKRLGLKALSMRYIDQMSGGELQKIAIARALVQEPRLMLLDEPTASLDLKNQVEILRMVHRVVRGHHVAAVMTLHDLNLALRWADKCIFLKDGRIFYAGSPLTVDAKLIETVYGLPVNVYHQGGRLMVVPREKGLEQD
- a CDS encoding FmdE family protein; protein product: MSSQLSEETLAAVIDFHGHSCPGLSIGIRASELARRELGDLPDMRMVCITETDMCGVDAIQYLTGCTYGKGNLIHRDYGKMAFTFFDRESGRGFRFLLKPDVHGEAREELAQLSRKMAEKTADPEDEARYQEIRRGMQDRIMHAGLDGLFEISNPRERMPRGPRVLESLTCERCGEATMESRTRRFGGQVLCQPCFDQVEQKV
- the smpB gene encoding SsrA-binding protein SmpB, whose amino-acid sequence is MTQGHKKIIAENRKARHDYFIDDTYEAGLVLKGTEVKSLRLGRANLKDAYAKITNGEVFVHQVHISVYPFAYYDNHNPLRVRKLLLNRREIKKLYGKVNEKGYSLIPLNLYFVNGKAKLTLALARGKRKYDKRESIRRREEKRDLDRQRKNYK